The genomic DNA tataatctttcaatatacccaAGAAAATCTTTTCTGATATAGAAGACTAGTTTAAACCGCAACCTCAGAGCATAGTTCGAATAATCTTTGACTTTAATACGACTCGTTGTGCAAATATGGTAAAAGAGTAATTTATTGTACTCGAAATTCTCAAGAAAGATTAGAAGGGTCACAGGTAATCCCGTttaaaatccaacttcctggataAAATTTACCTCTAACGATATACTAATACAAATATACccacaaaatattaaaaaaataaaaaaaataaaattttgacgaGATTAGACAAATTGTGCATACACCCTCGTACACTACAAATATATTTCACTGGGAATACAAAAAGAGAAAATTCacaataattaaaagaatgaaGAGGCCACATTTATTTACAATAATACAAACACTCCAcaaaattagatttttatatatGGTACCAACAGGTATTTGGATTTGACggtaataaataattataaaggtGCAACAACCGTTACAATTCCTCACTAAATTGATTCTATTTAAAGTCCCAATTAGAAAAATAAGAATTGGAGTAATTCATAAGTAACTACAccgaatttaatttttaaaaatattttatatacgtTATAGAACTAACACAATTATAAAAAGAATTATAACattatattataagattattttgtaaagttcctaaaaaatttttatttacatATTACAAAAGTATtctaatatattaattttaggaATATAACTTATTTACATTTTCATATTCATAAAAAATTTATAGTGCTTTTAATATCAAcataaaaatgacaaaaaaataTTATCTATAATAAAAATTCGAACAATTTACaaaatcttttttatttatttatagaagttaacttaatttatatattataaaaatataacttaAAATGTTTTTTCTTCGTTATAATTGTGAAATTATATGTAAAAGAATCAAATATTGAACTAGTAAttctcatttcaatttaattttatagttttaatattttttatatttccaaatttaaaatttactatgatacaaatatcattattgatattaaaatttgtaacGCAACAAAGTATAAGGTATTAGTCACGAGATATGTGTCTCGTGCTTTTTCTCCACAAGATGTCTTGAATATAAAAAGGTTTTTAACTGATGAtcacatttctttatttttctctaATTATTCCCAACTTTTATTGATTTATAGAACTGCCCTTGCTAACCCTATAACATTACAACAGGACCAAACTTCTTTTTATATGGTACAACAGTACGatcttgaaaaagaaaaaagtagAAGCAAACAAACAACAAACACAGACTCAAGGCAGTAGCAGAGCACAAAAACTCGCTCCTTTCATTTAATAGGATCGATAATAAGGATCATCCTGGGTACCTCCGCGGGTGTTCCTTCTAGTCCCAGCATTGTTAGACGCCGCATTTGGGAAGTCTTGGTTCCCCGTTGTACCGTAAGCACCCTCTGTATCTCCGCCAAACCCCATACTGCTGAGGTCATCTTGCCTGCCTGTATCATACCCACTACCTGCGGTGGGGTACCCACGGTTGTCATGTCCACCGGTACCGCCATAGCCACCAGTGTCGCCTATGTTGTACCCAGCTGTGGTGTAGCCAGTGCCACCAATACCACCACCACCAGCATGGCCAGCCGTGGCGTTATGATGGCGGGCCTCTTGTTTCCTCAGCTCTGCATCTTCTTGTCTCTCTTCTTTCCTTTCCCTCGCCATCTCTTTCTCATTAGGGTCTCTTGTCTTCATTTGGTCCACCTAAACACATCATCCATTTCAATAAATTCTCAAAATACATATCAACAAATATAATGCCTTTAGAAAAAGTAGTTGAAAGGGTAACAAAGATATTAACCTTTTCCTGCATGGAGGCCTTGGCCTTCTCCATGCCGGCCTTAGCAGAGGCAGCAGCATCCTTCATTGACTGCATCTTCAATATTTAGTGAAAGGGTTTTCAGGGTATATTTGCTTGCTGATGAAGTTGATGCTCGAACTCCAAAATTCTTGCCATTAAATAGGACCCAAATGATAGTTGCTCAGCTGCCACGTATACAAGTAAATCTGACACGTGTGCTCCTTGGATCATTGAATTGCTTACACGTTTCAGCCATATGGCAAACATGTAAGGCTTAGGATGTTTGTTTAAGTATTTTAATCAATTAGACAGGTAAATCCAAGACAAGATAAGATAAGGTGGCGACACGAAGCCGGTAGCTGCTGTCGGCTATGGATTGTTCACCGCATCCACGCAGAGCCTTGACATTAAGAAATACGTTTTACTATTTTTAGAATAAATATCACTTAACTTTCGGGTTaattagataaaaaaattaatttaaaagttaattatgaatttagattttttttttgtcatttaagAAAATAGGTGCATTTGGGAGAAAGAAACATAAAATACGTGTAGGAAACGTTTTTtgtttctaaaaaataaaaaaaaaataattttttgtgtTGAGTGTTGAAAATTTGAGGAGAAAGATTTATTTGTGTTTGTGTTTGAGGTAGGCATTATGATAattttaaggtatgtttgagttcACGGTGATGCAATGACGCTCAAAGACTCACACATTTCATGCTACCGTGTGCAGATGAAACCATCACCTTAGAAGCTCATCACATTTCAACTCAGGCTCCTAGTTCATGGTGGCTACACAGTCACAAGTTGAAGTATAGCTAGGGCTCTCAGTTGACGGTGGTTAAATGATCACAAGTTGAAGTATAACTCAGGCCTAAGTTGGCGGTAGTTATGTGGTGATGGGTTCAAATTGCATGATATCAAAAGAGGATACTTTATAAATCTCATACATAAGTTTGAGACCATCATAGGGAAAACCAAAAGGGTTTTTCAGTATAATCAACTTATTATTTTTCTTCATCTCCACCAAAGGTAGTATCTTTAACCTCATTGTCCATAACCTGTGACAGTGTTGGGTGCAAGAAGACTTTCAGGGGGAGGAATGATTGTGACGGTGGAGAAAAAGCTGAAACTCGAGTTGGAGCAGCAACGATTGTAATTCTTAATGAGTTCCTTAATCACAGCAATCACTGCCGCCTCGACTCCTGTTTCAAACAATGATGTCTACTTTGATGGAGATggagaaaaataataaattgattatACTGGAAAGCCCTATTTTTCCCCGATGATTATAATCTCAAACTTATGTATGAGGT from Gossypium arboreum isolate Shixiya-1 chromosome 9, ASM2569848v2, whole genome shotgun sequence includes the following:
- the LOC108454729 gene encoding late embryogenesis abundant protein D-113, with protein sequence MQSMKDAAASAKAGMEKAKASMQEKVDQMKTRDPNEKEMARERKEERQEDAELRKQEARHHNATAGHAGGGGIGGTGYTTAGYNIGDTGGYGGTGGHDNRGYPTAGSGYDTGRQDDLSSMGFGGDTEGAYGTTGNQDFPNAASNNAGTRRNTRGGTQDDPYYRSY